One Raphanus sativus cultivar WK10039 unplaced genomic scaffold, ASM80110v3 Scaffold1804, whole genome shotgun sequence DNA window includes the following coding sequences:
- the LOC130504788 gene encoding protein WHAT'S THIS FACTOR 9, mitochondrial-like: MKSIFRTVSPRRQTNRRAFSDAAEETYKFVRDRGLDHAVEREKNLRPLLSIKDLVTSEPSKSLPISVITSRKDSLRVPFRPIEFIRSFPSVFHESLPGGIQPQISLTPETLNLDAEEQLVYASEEYKQGLADRLLKLLMINRINKIPLEILELLKWDLGLPRGYAETVVPEFPDYFRVCRGELELVCWSKEHAVSVLEKKAKEYTKGAPIAFPMKFSNGFVVDKKMKRWIDDWQKLPYISPYENALHLSATSDESDKWAAAVLHEILNLFVSKKVEKDLVLHLGEFMGLRSRFKRVLHNHPGVFYLSSKLRTHTVVLRDGYKRGVLVEGNQLVTSRNRYMKLMSKVKKENSAVSSRKREDKGKVEGGEVCETEAKGEGDDVSGSEVEDEREEDVVVDEDEDDDVVDDDEDQSMKRGRRNSSPRAGRRSFGSQEKPHTRSRAGRRSFGKSGSQEKPRSGRRNKVNLTTEKSS, translated from the coding sequence ATGAAATCAATCTTCCGCACCGTCTCCCCCCGCCGCCAAACCAACCGCCGCGCCTTCTCCGACGCAGCCGAAGAAACCTACAAATTCGTAAGAGACAGAGGCCTCGACCACGCCGTCGAGAGAGAGAAGAATCTCAGACCCCTCCTCAGCATCAAGGACCTCGTCACATCGGAACCATCCAAATCGCTCCCGATCTCCGTCATCACATCCCGAAAAGACTCCCTCCGAGTCCCCTTCCGTCCGATCGAGTTCATCCGTAGCTTCCCCTCCGTCTTCCACGAGTCCCTCCCCGGAGGCATCCAGCCTCAGATCTCCCTCACGCCGGAGACTCTCAACCTCGACGCCGAGGAGCAGCTTGTCTACGCCAGCGAGGAGTACAAGCAGGGGTTAGCTGACAGGTTGCTGAAACTGCTGATGATCAACAGAATCAACAAGATTCCGTTAGAGATTCTTGAGTTGTTGAAATGGGATTTAGGTTTGCCACGTGGATACGCCGAGACGGTGGTCCCCGAGTTCCCTGATTACTTCAGAGTGTGCAGAGGGGAGCTGGAGCTTGTCTGCTGGAGCAAGGAGCATGCTGTGTCTGTGCTGGAGAAGAAGGCTAAGGAGTATACTAAAGGCGCTCCGATTGCTTTCCCGATGAAGTTCTCTAACGGTTTTGTTGTGgacaagaagatgaagaggtgGATAGATGATTGGCAGAAGCTGCCGTACATCTCTCCTTATGAGAACGCGCTTCATCTCTCGGCGACGAGCGACGAGTCTGATAAGTGGGCGGCGGCGGTTTTGCATGAGATCTTGAATCTTTTTGTCTCCAAGAAGGTTGAGAAGGATTTGGTTTTGCATCTTGGTGAGTTTATGGGGTTGAGGTCGAGGTTTAAGAGGGTTTTGCATAACCATCCTGGTGTTTTTTACTTGTCGAGTAAGCTTAGGACTCACACTGTGGTTCTTAGGGATGGGTACAAGAGGGGAGTGTTGGTGGAGGGGAATCAGTTGGTGACGAGCCGTAACCGTTATATGAAGCTTATGAGTAAGGTTAAGAAAGAGAACAGTGCAGTGTCTAGTAGGAAGAGGGAAGATAAGGGGAAGGTGGAAGGAGGAGAAGTCTGTGAGACTGAGGCAAAGGGTGAGGGTGATGATGTTTCTGGTTCTGAAGTCGAGGATGAACGTGAAGAagatgttgttgttgatgaagacgaggatgatgatgttgttgatgatgatgaagaccaGAGTATGAAACGTGGTCGTAGAAACTCAAGTCCAAGAGCTGGTAGGAGGAGTTTTGGTTCGCAGGAGAAGCCGCATACAAGGTCAAGAGCAGGTAGGAGGAGTTTTGGGAAATCAGGTTCACAGGAGAAGCCACGATCAGGGCGGCGCAACAAGGTCAATTTAACAACAGAGAAGAGTAGCTAA